One region of Salvelinus sp. IW2-2015 linkage group LG1, ASM291031v2, whole genome shotgun sequence genomic DNA includes:
- the LOC111963596 gene encoding contactin-2: protein MVRLLILLSLSSLALSYAVGGDVCITGHDSGPVFEEQPSSVVYPEGLSKGTVTLSCQARASPAATYRWHVNGTNVPVGDPRYTLVAGNLVISGPQYGSDGGSYQCLAMNRCGTILSRVANLKFGYLRDFSGEGQSPKTVYEGAGAFLACQAPAHYPALSYRWFVNDFPSFVKPEGGRWFVSQVTGNLYLAKAEPNDTASYFCFTTIDMDISTKSTFSKANQLTVQPDANARKSAPAIKVRFPAETYALAGHTTQLECFAYGNPVPKLRWRKVDGLLPSKAGASAEGPILTLPEVTFHDEGVYECEAYNSEGRDTHQGRINVQAQPEWLQVMSDSEVEISSELHWTCVAAGKPRPSIRWLRNGQPLSTQDRVEVNGGRLKVINLALEDSGMYQCVAENKHDTIYSNAELRVQVQAPEFRSNPVRRLVPAARGGQVMLECRPRAAPKPTLFWSRGTELLTNNSRVTVTPDGILWIHNISRADEGKYTCFAENYLGKANSTGHLSVRDATKITLAPSNADINQEENVTLQCHASHDPTMDLTFTWAHNGAMLDLEDPAGPYHRVEGKETIGDLLIVSGQLSQAGTYSCTAQTVVDSASASAKLVVRGPPGPPGGLVVKNVAATSVELRWSRGYDNHSPIGKYVIMGHSPLSPGWKRMRTDPSNIEGNAESARVVGLLPWMDYEFQVIASNILGSGEPSMSSHTVRTQQAGPTVAPSGLGGGGGDRNELIITWTPMAREYQNGDGFGYILAFRKRNTPTWVVERVSNVESSRYVYSNQSLSPYCPFEVKIKAYNRKGEGPFSQIALVHSAEEEPTVAPSRINATALTAFEMQVSWDPVQHLSANGILRGYEIRYWRQHEREAAADRVRTAGLETTARVAGLRPNTRYHVTVLAYNSAGTGPASPKSTVTTRRPPPNRPPGNVFWKTDGSWVTVRWDHVKALDNESAVLGYKVLYKHEGQSALKVLDKGKTSVTLPLPKDNGYVVLEIRSWGEGGDGAAHETIVSRDSGTGMMVQNQASSPWSNHAPLLLTATLSLTLIGLLDL, encoded by the exons ATGGTGCGTTTGCTGATTCTGTTGAGCCTCAGCTCTTTAGCTCTGAGCTACGCTGTCg gCGGGGACGTGTGCATAACGGGTCATGACAGTGGACCAGTGTTTGAGGAGCAGCCCAGCAGTGTGGTTTACCCAGAGGGTCTCAGTAAGGGAACAGTTACTCTCAGCTGCCAGGCTAGAGCCAGCCCTGCTGCTACGTACAG GTGGCATGTGAATGGTACGAATGTCCCGGTAGGGGACCCCCGGTATACACTGGTAGCCGGTAACCTGGTGATCAGTGGTCCCCAGTACGGCAGTGACGGAGGCTCCTACCAGTGTCTGGCCATGAACCGCTGTGGCACCATACTCAGCCGCGTCGCCAATCTCAAATTCGGCT ACCTCCGTGACTTCTCTGGGGAAGGGCAGAGCCCAAAGACAGTGTACGAGGGTGCAGGTGCCTTCCTGGCCTGTCAGGCTCCCGCCCACtacccag CGCTGTCCTACCGCTGGTTCGTTAACGACTTCCCCAGCTTCGTGAAGCCTGARGGGGGTCGGTGGTTCGTCTCCCAGGTAACGGGCAACCTGTACCTGGCCAAGGCGGAGCCTAACGATACAGCAAGCTACTTTTGCTTCACCACCATCGACATGGACATCAGTACCAAGAGTACCTTCAGCAAGGCCAACCAGCTCACCGTGCAGCCAGACg CCAATGCCAGGAAGTCAGCTCCTGCTATCAAAGTGCGTTTTCCAGCAGAGACCTACGCCCTGGCAGGACACACCACCCAGCTGGAATGCTTTGCCTACGGAAA TCCTGTCCCAAAGTTGCGTTGGAGGAAGGTGGATGGTCTGTTGCCGTCTAAGGCCGGGGCCAGTGCAGAGGGACCCATCCTCACTCTGCCTGAGGTGACCTTCCATGACGAGGGAGTGTACGAGTGTGAGGCCTACAACTCTGAGGGCCGCGACACACACCAGGGACGCATCAACGTGCAAG CCCAGCCAGAGTGGCTGCAGGTGATGAGTGACTCTGAGGTGGAGATCAGTTCAGAACTGCACTGGACCTGTGTGGCTGCTGGCAAACCAAGACCCTCCATACGCTGGCTACGCAATGGACAGCCCCTTAGCACAcag GACCGAGTGGAGGTCAATGGGGGTCGTCTGAAGGTCATCAACCTGGCACTGGAGGATTCTGGGATGTATCAGTGTGTGGCTGAAAACAAACACGACACCATCTACTCCAACGCCGAACTGAGGGTGCAAG TCCAGGCCCCAGARTTCCGCTCCAACCCGGTGAGGAGGTTGGTCCCAGCAGCCCGAGGGGGGCAGGTGATGTTGGAGTGTCGGCCGCGAGCCGCCCCAAAACCTACCCTGTTCTGGAGCCGTGGCACTGAGCTCCTCACAAACAATAGCAg GGTGACAGTGACTCCAGATGGGATCCTGTGGATCCACAACATCAGCAGGGCAGATGAGGGGAAGTACACCTGTTTTGCTGAGAACTACTTGGGCAAGGCCAACAGCACTGGACACCTGTCAGTTAGAG atGCCACTAAGATCACCCTAGCTCCCTCCAACGCTGACATCAACCAGGAAGAGAACGTCACGCTGCAGTGTCACGCGTCYCATGACCCCACCATGGACCTCACCTTCACCTGGGCTCATAATGGAGCTATGCTGGACCTGGAGGACCCCGCCGGACCGTACCACCGTGTGGAGGGG AAGGAGACCATAGGTGATCTGTTGATAGTGAGTGGTCAGCTGAGTCAGGCAGGTACATACAGCTGTACAGCTCAGACCGTGGTGGACAGCGCCTCAGCCTCCGCTAAACTGGTGGTCAGAG GTCCCCCGGGACCTCCCGGCGGTTTGGTGGTGAAGAACGTTGCCGCGACGTCGGTGGAGTTGCGGTGGAGTCGTGGCTATGACAACCACAGCCCCATCGGGAAGTATGTTATCATGGGTCACTCTCCGCTGTCTCCTGGTTGGAAGAGGATGAGGACAG ACCCATCTAACATTGAAGGCAATGCGGAATCGGCTCGTGTGGTTGGCCTGTTGCCCTGGATGGACTATGAGTTCCAGGTCATCGCCAGTAACATCCTGGGTAGTGGAGAGCCTAGCATGTCCTCTCACACCGTACGCACCCAGCAAGCAGGTCCCacagttgcccctagtggactaggtggaggaggaggagaccgcAACGAACTCATCATCACCTGGACC CCCATGGCCAGAGAGTACCAGAATGGAGATGGCTTTGGCTACATCCTGGCATTCCGGAAGCGGAACACTCCGACATGGGTGGTGGAGCGTGTTTCCAACGTGGAGTCGTCTCGCTATGTGTACTCCAACCAGAGCCTGTCCCCCTACTGCCCGTTTGAGGTGAAGATCAAAGCCTACAACCGTAAAGGAGAGGGTCCCTTCAGCCAGATCGCCCTGGTGCACTCTGCAGAGGAGG AGCCCACGGTGGCGCCCTCGAGGATCAACGCCACGGCTCTGACGGCATTCGAGATGCAGGTGTCGTGGGACCCGGTCCAACACCTCAGCGCCAATGGCATCCTCAGAGGTTACGAG ATCCGGTACTGGCGTCAGCATGAGCGGGAGGCAGCTGCAGACCGTGTGCGTACAGCCGGGTTGGAGACAACGGCTCGCGTGGCAGGACTGAGACCCAACACCCGGTACCATGTTACCGTGCTGGCCTACAACAGCGCTGGGACAGGACCAGCCTCACCCAAATCCACTGTCACTACCAGGAGACCAC CTCCTAATCGCCCCCCTGGCAACGTGTTCTGGAAGACTGATGGCTCATGGGTAACTGTGAGGTGGGATCATGTCAAGGCCCTAGACAACGAATCAGCTGTACTGG